In the genome of Polaribacter sp. MED152, one region contains:
- the nadD gene encoding nicotinate (nicotinamide) nucleotide adenylyltransferase, protein MSKVGLYFGTFNPIHVGHLIIANHMVENSDLDEIWMVVTPHNPFKKKSSLLENHHRFELVYRATEDYEKIKPSDIEFKLPQPNYTVHTLAHIADTYPNKEFCLIMGEDNLKSFHKWKNYETILEHNHIYVYPRISDGTVEHQFKNHPKIHKVDAPIIELSSTMIRNGIKNKKNIKPLLTNEVWQYIDEMNFYKK, encoded by the coding sequence ATGAGTAAAGTTGGTTTATACTTTGGCACTTTTAACCCTATTCATGTAGGTCATTTAATCATTGCAAACCATATGGTTGAAAACTCTGACTTAGATGAAATCTGGATGGTAGTTACACCTCATAATCCTTTTAAGAAAAAGAGTTCACTCCTAGAAAATCATCATAGATTTGAGTTGGTGTATAGAGCAACTGAAGATTATGAAAAAATTAAACCTTCAGATATCGAATTTAAACTACCTCAGCCAAATTATACTGTACATACTCTAGCCCACATTGCAGATACCTACCCAAATAAAGAATTTTGTTTGATAATGGGCGAAGATAATTTGAAGAGTTTTCATAAATGGAAGAATTATGAGACTATTTTAGAGCACAATCACATTTATGTCTATCCAAGAATTTCTGATGGAACTGTAGAACATCAATTTAAAAATCATCCTAAAATTCATAAAGTCGATGCTCCAATTATTGAGCTTTCTTCTACCATGATTAGAAACGGAATTAAAAATAAAAAAAATATTAAGCCACTATTAACCAACGAAGTTTGGCAATATATAGATGAAATGAATTTTTATAAAAAATAG
- the gmk gene encoding guanylate kinase codes for MSDFKGKLFVFSAPSGSGKTTIVRHLLAQEKFNLEFSISATSRAPRGFEKNGADYYFISLDEFKEHIKADDFLEWEEVYRDNFYGTLKSEVERIWAQKKHVIFDIDVAGGLRIKKKYPERTLSVFVKPPSVDELKIRLKKRKTESEEKINMRIAKASVELATAPQFDRIIKNYDLEVALKEAEDLVGDFLNLDKK; via the coding sequence ATGTCTGATTTTAAGGGTAAACTATTTGTTTTTTCAGCACCTTCAGGTTCTGGTAAAACCACCATAGTTCGTCATTTATTAGCCCAAGAAAAATTTAATTTAGAATTCTCAATTTCTGCAACTTCTAGAGCTCCTAGAGGATTTGAAAAAAACGGTGCAGATTATTATTTTATTTCTTTAGATGAGTTTAAAGAACATATTAAAGCTGATGATTTTTTAGAGTGGGAAGAAGTGTATAGAGATAATTTCTACGGAACTTTAAAAAGTGAAGTGGAACGAATTTGGGCTCAGAAAAAACACGTTATTTTTGATATTGATGTTGCTGGTGGTTTGCGAATTAAAAAGAAATATCCTGAAAGAACTTTATCGGTTTTCGTAAAACCACCAAGTGTAGATGAACTTAAAATTCGCTTGAAAAAGCGTAAAACCGAAAGCGAAGAAAAAATTAATATGAGAATTGCAAAGGCTTCTGTAGAGTTGGCTACTGCACCCCAATTTGACAGAATTATAAAAAATTACGACCTAGAAGTGGCTTTAAAAGAAGCTGAAGATTTAGTAGGTGATTTTTTAAATTTAGACAAAAAGTAA
- a CDS encoding YicC/YloC family endoribonuclease, whose protein sequence is MIQSMTGFGKSVLQLPTKKVTIEIKSLNSKNLDLNVRIPSYYKEKELAVRKKLASALVRGKVDFSIFVEMTADETSTTVNKGVVKDYINQLKNVVDTGRASDVELLKMAISMPDALKTEREELDENEWTIINQNIDEAIEKITQYRIDEAASLEIDFKERVANIRMYLEEVKALDADRIENVKTRLQKAINDLQVDADENRFEQELIYYLEKLDINEEKVRLENHLNYFLETLATADSNGKKLGFIVQEMGREINTTGSKANFAPMQKAVIQMKNELEQIKEQILNVL, encoded by the coding sequence ATGATTCAATCTATGACAGGTTTTGGAAAATCTGTATTGCAATTGCCAACAAAAAAAGTAACTATAGAAATTAAATCTTTAAATAGTAAAAATTTAGATTTAAACGTTAGAATACCTTCTTATTACAAAGAAAAAGAACTAGCTGTTCGTAAAAAATTAGCTAGTGCTTTAGTTAGAGGTAAAGTAGACTTTTCAATTTTTGTTGAGATGACTGCAGATGAAACTTCTACAACTGTTAATAAAGGTGTGGTTAAAGACTACATTAATCAACTAAAAAATGTTGTTGACACTGGCAGAGCTTCTGATGTAGAGCTTTTAAAAATGGCAATTTCTATGCCTGATGCTCTTAAAACAGAACGTGAAGAGTTAGATGAAAATGAGTGGACAATCATCAACCAAAATATAGATGAAGCCATAGAAAAAATAACTCAATATAGAATTGATGAAGCTGCTTCTTTAGAAATAGATTTTAAAGAAAGAGTTGCCAATATTAGAATGTATTTAGAAGAAGTAAAAGCTTTAGATGCAGATAGAATAGAAAACGTAAAAACGCGTTTGCAAAAAGCCATTAATGATTTGCAGGTAGATGCAGATGAAAATCGTTTTGAGCAAGAACTAATTTACTATCTAGAAAAGTTAGATATTAATGAAGAAAAGGTGCGTTTAGAAAATCATTTAAACTACTTTTTAGAAACTTTAGCCACTGCAGATTCTAATGGTAAAAAACTTGGTTTTATTGTTCAAGAAATGGGTAGAGAAATAAACACCACTGGTTCTAAAGCAAATTTTGCACCAATGCAAAAGGCAGTAATTCAAATGAAAAACGAATTAGAACAAATAAAAGAACAAATATTAAACGTACTTTAA
- a CDS encoding DMT family transporter codes for MKTRTLALIAVSIATMIYGVNYTIAKDVMPTYVKPYAFILLRVSGATLIFWFLSLFIKSQKIEKQDYKKIALASFFGIALNMLSFFKGLSLTTPISASVMMVTSPIMVLLFSFLLLKSKIIPRQILGIGIGLIGAILLIVYGNTSNENASNVALGNFLVFINATSYGLYLVLVKNLISKYNPLIFIKWLYLFGLIFIIPFGLSEMGDINWIAMPNTIYLKIGFVILFTTCITYLFNLYGLSKLKPTTVSVFIYLQPVIASTYALLVGSDSLNIIKISATLIIFLGVYLVTKQTKKSIK; via the coding sequence ATGAAAACAAGAACATTAGCCTTAATTGCGGTTTCTATTGCTACTATGATATATGGTGTTAACTATACTATTGCAAAAGATGTTATGCCTACTTATGTTAAACCATATGCTTTTATTTTGCTAAGAGTTTCTGGTGCTACTCTTATTTTTTGGTTTTTAAGTTTATTTATAAAATCACAAAAAATAGAAAAACAAGATTATAAAAAAATTGCATTGGCATCGTTTTTTGGTATTGCATTAAACATGCTATCTTTTTTTAAAGGGCTAAGTTTAACAACGCCAATAAGCGCCTCTGTAATGATGGTAACATCGCCAATAATGGTTTTGTTATTCTCTTTTTTACTTTTAAAAAGTAAAATTATTCCAAGACAAATTTTAGGAATTGGTATTGGCTTAATTGGTGCCATACTTTTAATAGTTTATGGCAATACTTCTAACGAAAACGCCAGTAATGTTGCTCTTGGTAATTTTTTAGTTTTTATAAATGCAACCTCTTATGGTTTATACTTGGTTTTGGTTAAAAATTTAATATCTAAATACAATCCTTTAATTTTTATAAAATGGTTATACTTATTTGGGCTAATTTTTATTATTCCATTTGGGTTATCTGAAATGGGCGATATTAATTGGATAGCTATGCCAAACACAATCTACTTAAAAATAGGTTTTGTTATTCTTTTTACAACCTGTATTACTTATTTATTCAATTTGTATGGCTTATCTAAATTAAAACCAACCACTGTAAGTGTCTTTATTTATTTACAGCCAGTTATAGCATCTACTTATGCATTATTAGTAGGCAGTGATTCTTTAAACATCATTAAAATTTCGGCTACTTTAATTATCTTCTTAGGTGTTTACTTAGTTACCAAGCAAACCAAGAAATCAATAAAATAA
- the upp gene encoding uracil phosphoribosyltransferase: MKVHYIGENNSVLNSFIAEIRDKNIQKDSLRFRRNIERIGEILSYELSKELSYSSVYVETPLGKKKMQLSYNDLVLCSILRAGLPLHQGLLNYFDKAENAFISAYRSHTKNKEKFDIVVEYFASPEIENKTLLLADPMLATGKSLVAVYEAIKKKSTPKEIHIIAVIGSKEGVDFIAGNFPENTHLWIAAIDSELNNKGYIIPGLGDAGDLAFGNKL, translated from the coding sequence ATGAAAGTACATTACATAGGAGAAAACAATTCTGTTCTTAACTCATTTATTGCCGAAATTAGAGATAAAAACATTCAAAAAGATTCCTTACGATTTAGAAGAAATATTGAAAGAATTGGAGAGATTTTAAGTTACGAATTAAGCAAAGAATTGTCTTATTCTAGTGTTTATGTAGAAACCCCTTTAGGAAAAAAGAAAATGCAACTTTCTTATAACGATTTGGTTTTATGCTCTATCTTAAGAGCAGGCTTACCTTTGCATCAAGGTTTACTTAATTATTTTGATAAAGCAGAAAACGCATTTATTTCGGCTTATAGAAGTCATACTAAAAATAAAGAAAAATTTGATATTGTTGTAGAATATTTTGCATCACCAGAAATTGAGAACAAGACATTATTATTGGCAGATCCAATGTTGGCCACAGGTAAATCTTTGGTAGCAGTTTATGAAGCAATCAAGAAAAAAAGTACACCCAAAGAAATTCATATAATTGCCGTAATTGGTTCTAAAGAAGGAGTTGATTTCATTGCTGGTAATTTTCCAGAAAACACTCATTTATGGATAGCAGCCATAGATTCTGAACTAAATAATAAAGGATATATTATTCCTGGGCTTGGAGATGCAGGCGATTTAGCTTTTGGAAATAAATTATAA
- a CDS encoding DUF6427 family protein, which produces MLANFLNKSKPINFIGLTVFFFLGYLSYLFRLFSSKEFSFNTLLESILLLALFIVIFFIFNFIMVKNRLTFDNSYAFFFFILLTFCMLPVIANYKVLILFVIYLLFVRKIYSLRSINKVLEKLFDAGLWLGILFILDSRTLIFVPLIYAAIYIHHKITIHTTLVPVVGFATPLFIYFTYNFWYDKTEEFTNLFEPNFSLNFDFYTNSKYLLLITILLILSFVSLIFKSLKTLTINNTFRRNWVLLIIHTLIAIIYLFFVADKNGSETIYILFTIAIILANGIEMITKKLFKNIALYLMIFCATGFYIML; this is translated from the coding sequence ATGCTAGCCAATTTTTTAAACAAATCTAAACCAATCAATTTTATTGGTTTAACTGTTTTTTTCTTTTTGGGTTACTTATCGTATTTGTTTCGTTTATTTTCTTCTAAAGAATTTAGCTTTAACACCTTATTAGAAAGCATCTTACTTTTGGCGCTCTTTATAGTTATCTTCTTTATTTTTAACTTTATTATGGTTAAAAATAGATTAACATTTGACAATTCTTATGCTTTTTTCTTTTTTATACTTTTAACATTCTGCATGCTGCCTGTAATTGCAAACTATAAGGTGTTGATACTATTTGTTATTTACCTTTTGTTTGTAAGAAAAATATACAGTTTAAGATCTATAAACAAGGTGTTAGAAAAGCTTTTTGATGCAGGTCTGTGGTTAGGAATTTTGTTTATTTTAGACTCAAGAACTTTAATATTTGTTCCTCTTATTTATGCTGCTATTTATATTCATCATAAAATAACCATACATACAACTCTTGTGCCTGTGGTTGGTTTTGCAACTCCATTGTTTATCTATTTTACCTACAATTTTTGGTATGATAAAACAGAGGAGTTTACCAATTTATTTGAACCTAATTTTAGTTTAAATTTTGATTTCTACACAAATTCAAAATACTTATTACTTATCACTATTTTATTGATACTTAGTTTTGTTTCCTTAATTTTTAAATCTTTAAAAACCTTAACCATAAACAATACGTTTAGAAGAAATTGGGTATTATTAATTATACACACCTTAATTGCTATAATTTATTTGTTTTTTGTTGCTGATAAAAATGGATCTGAAACCATTTATATTTTGTTTACAATTGCTATAATTCTTGCAAACGGAATTGAAATGATTACCAAAAAGTTATTTAAAAATATTGCTTTGTACTTAATGATTTTTTGTGCAACTGGGTTTTATATCATGTTATAA
- the trmB gene encoding tRNA (guanosine(46)-N7)-methyltransferase TrmB produces MGSKNKLKRFQENETFKNVIQPTREEAINYFSHKGKWHSFFGNNNPIIVELGCGKGEYTIALARKNPNKNYIGIDIKGARFWRGAKTAIEENLENVAFVRTQIELVDFIFAENEVSEIWITFPDPQIKYQRTKHRMTNSSFLKKYNKVLKDDGIINLKTDSEFMHGYTLGLLQGEGHEILYANHNVYNNEGAPKEVTETQTFYENQYLEVGKWITYIQFRLKY; encoded by the coding sequence TTGGGAAGTAAAAATAAACTGAAACGTTTTCAGGAAAATGAAACGTTTAAAAATGTCATTCAGCCAACTAGAGAAGAGGCTATAAACTACTTTTCTCACAAAGGTAAATGGCATTCTTTTTTTGGTAACAATAATCCTATTATTGTAGAATTAGGTTGTGGTAAAGGTGAGTATACAATTGCTTTAGCTCGTAAAAATCCGAATAAAAATTATATTGGTATAGATATTAAAGGAGCTCGTTTTTGGAGAGGCGCAAAAACGGCCATTGAAGAAAATTTAGAAAACGTAGCTTTTGTAAGAACTCAAATTGAGTTGGTAGATTTTATTTTTGCAGAAAATGAAGTTTCAGAAATCTGGATTACTTTTCCAGATCCACAAATTAAGTACCAAAGAACAAAACATAGAATGACAAATTCTTCTTTCTTAAAGAAGTATAATAAGGTTTTAAAAGACGATGGTATCATTAATCTTAAAACCGATTCTGAGTTTATGCATGGGTATACTTTAGGGTTACTGCAAGGTGAAGGCCATGAAATTTTATATGCAAATCATAATGTATATAACAACGAAGGTGCACCAAAAGAGGTAACAGAAACCCAAACTTTTTACGAAAATCAATACTTAGAAGTAGGTAAATGGATTACTTACATTCAATTTCGCTTAAAGTACTAA
- a CDS encoding MGMT family protein yields MKKSDNFFEKVYDVARKIPSGRVTSYGAIAIYLGAARSARMVGWAMNNSHNQQQEVPAHRVVNKKGLLTGKHHFNGTNLMQQLLENEGIVVVDNQIQNLETIFWNPSEELK; encoded by the coding sequence ATGAAGAAATCTGATAATTTTTTCGAAAAAGTATATGATGTTGCACGTAAAATTCCTTCAGGAAGAGTTACAAGTTATGGCGCAATTGCAATTTATTTAGGAGCAGCGAGATCTGCAAGAATGGTAGGTTGGGCTATGAATAACTCTCACAATCAACAGCAAGAAGTACCTGCACATAGAGTTGTAAATAAAAAAGGTTTGCTTACAGGCAAACATCATTTTAATGGTACAAACCTTATGCAACAATTGTTAGAAAATGAAGGTATTGTTGTGGTAGATAATCAAATTCAAAACCTAGAAACTATATTCTGGAATCCATCAGAAGAATTAAAATAA
- a CDS encoding Mrp/NBP35 family ATP-binding protein codes for MSFKKQDIYSALETITAPGEGKSLIENNNVTNVVIFGDEVNVDVTISNPTLQAKKKIESEITKAIKTNVSEKIEVKINLKVEKPVEKKDPNLIRGKEIPNIKNIIAVASGKGGVGKSTITANTAISLAKMGFSVGVLDADVYGPSQHIMFDVEKERPLSVNVDGRSKMKPVENYGVKLLSLGFFTNPDQAVIWRGPMASKALNQLIFDAAWGELDFLLIDLPPGTGDVHLSIVQALPINGAVVVSTPQNIALADAKKGVAMFQQDSIKVPVLGIIENMAYFTPEELPDNKYYIFGKDGAKNLAEDINTKFLGEVPLVQSIRESGDVGHPVALQEGTVLETAFSDITKEMVAQLLERNKNLPPTEVVRITTMSGCSSVKK; via the coding sequence ATGAGTTTTAAAAAGCAAGATATTTATTCAGCATTAGAAACTATTACAGCACCTGGAGAAGGTAAAAGCTTAATAGAAAACAACAATGTTACAAATGTGGTTATTTTTGGTGATGAGGTTAATGTAGATGTTACAATAAGCAACCCAACATTACAAGCAAAAAAGAAAATTGAATCTGAGATAACCAAAGCAATTAAAACCAATGTTTCAGAAAAAATTGAGGTAAAAATCAATTTAAAGGTAGAAAAACCAGTAGAAAAGAAAGACCCAAATTTAATTAGAGGTAAAGAAATACCAAATATTAAAAATATTATTGCAGTAGCTTCTGGTAAAGGTGGTGTAGGTAAATCTACCATAACTGCAAATACTGCTATTTCTTTAGCAAAAATGGGTTTTAGTGTTGGTGTTTTAGATGCAGATGTATATGGGCCATCACAACATATAATGTTCGATGTAGAAAAAGAAAGACCACTTTCTGTAAATGTAGATGGGCGTTCTAAAATGAAACCTGTAGAAAATTACGGAGTAAAATTATTGTCTTTGGGCTTTTTTACAAATCCAGACCAAGCTGTAATTTGGAGAGGGCCAATGGCATCTAAGGCATTAAATCAATTAATTTTTGATGCAGCTTGGGGTGAGTTAGATTTTTTATTGATTGATTTACCTCCAGGAACAGGAGACGTGCATTTATCAATAGTACAAGCCTTGCCAATTAATGGAGCAGTTGTAGTTTCAACGCCACAAAATATTGCTTTAGCAGATGCTAAAAAAGGAGTTGCAATGTTTCAACAAGATAGCATTAAAGTACCAGTTTTAGGTATTATAGAAAATATGGCCTACTTTACACCAGAAGAATTACCAGATAATAAATACTATATTTTTGGTAAAGATGGTGCTAAAAACTTGGCAGAAGACATTAATACTAAGTTCTTAGGAGAAGTTCCTTTAGTGCAAAGTATAAGAGAATCTGGAGATGTTGGGCACCCTGTAGCATTGCAAGAAGGTACAGTTTTAGAAACTGCATTTAGCGATATTACCAAAGAAATGGTTGCACAATTATTAGAAAGAAATAAAAATTTACCACCTACAGAAGTTGTAAGAATTACTACAATGAGTGGCTGTAGTTCAGTTAAAAAATAA
- a CDS encoding NifU family protein — protein sequence MTAQEIHNNVEKALDEIRPFLMSDGGNIKLLSIEDAIVKVQLQGACTGCSVNQMTLKNGVEATIKKYAPQIEQVINVA from the coding sequence ATGACAGCACAAGAAATACATAATAACGTAGAAAAAGCGTTAGATGAAATTCGTCCTTTTTTAATGAGTGATGGAGGAAACATTAAGTTGCTTTCCATAGAAGATGCCATTGTAAAAGTACAATTGCAAGGTGCATGTACAGGTTGTTCTGTAAACCAAATGACCTTAAAAAACGGTGTAGAAGCTACCATTAAAAAGTACGCTCCACAAATAGAGCAAGTAATAAACGTTGCTTAA
- a CDS encoding NAD(P)/FAD-dependent oxidoreductase, protein MIKTDILIIGAGPTGLFTVFEAGLLKLRCHLIDALPQAGGQCSEIYPKKPIYDIPAYPEILAGDLTDKLLEQSKQFEPGFTLGERAETIDKQEDGSFIVTTNKGTKHHAPVVAIAGGLGSFEPRKPPIPNIADFEDKGVEYIIRDPEVYRNKNVVISGGGDSALDWSIFLTDVAASVTLIHRRNEFRGALDSVDKVQELKDAGKIRLITPAEVIGISGKEKVTAVEVKQKDKENFIIETDHFIPLFGLSPKLGPIGSWGLEIEKNAIKVNNALDYQTNIPGIYAIGDVNTYPGKLKLILCGFHEATLMCQSAYKRIFPDKKYVMKYTTVGGVDGFDGTRKEAPKAVIKKIE, encoded by the coding sequence ATGATAAAAACAGATATATTAATAATAGGTGCAGGACCAACAGGTTTATTTACGGTTTTCGAAGCAGGTTTATTAAAACTGCGTTGTCATTTAATAGATGCTTTACCACAAGCAGGTGGTCAGTGTTCAGAAATTTATCCTAAAAAACCTATTTATGATATTCCTGCCTATCCAGAAATTTTAGCAGGCGATTTAACAGATAAATTGTTAGAACAATCTAAACAATTTGAGCCAGGTTTTACATTAGGAGAAAGAGCAGAAACTATAGATAAGCAAGAAGATGGTTCTTTTATAGTTACTACAAACAAAGGCACAAAGCACCATGCACCAGTAGTTGCAATTGCAGGTGGTTTAGGTTCTTTTGAGCCAAGAAAACCACCTATACCAAACATTGCAGATTTTGAAGACAAAGGTGTAGAGTATATTATTAGAGACCCAGAAGTGTATCGTAACAAAAATGTAGTCATTTCTGGTGGTGGAGATTCTGCTTTAGATTGGTCTATATTCTTAACAGATGTTGCAGCATCTGTAACTTTAATTCATAGAAGAAATGAGTTTAGAGGTGCTTTAGATTCTGTAGATAAAGTTCAAGAATTAAAAGATGCAGGTAAAATTCGCTTAATTACGCCAGCAGAAGTTATTGGTATTTCTGGTAAAGAAAAAGTAACAGCTGTTGAAGTGAAGCAAAAAGATAAAGAGAATTTTATCATTGAAACAGATCATTTTATTCCATTATTTGGGTTGTCACCTAAATTAGGGCCAATAGGTAGTTGGGGCTTAGAAATAGAGAAAAATGCTATTAAAGTAAACAATGCTTTAGACTATCAAACCAACATTCCTGGTATTTATGCAATTGGAGATGTAAATACTTATCCAGGTAAATTAAAGTTAATTTTATGTGGTTTTCATGAGGCAACTTTAATGTGTCAAAGTGCATACAAGCGTATTTTTCCAGATAAAAAATATGTTATGAAATACACAACAGTGGGTGGAGTAGATGGTTTTGATGGTACAAGAAAAGAAGCACCAAAGGCCGTAATTAAAAAAATTGAGTAA
- a CDS encoding homogentisate 1,2-dioxygenase translates to MPFYHKLGEIPPKRHTQFRKKDGSLYYEQLFGTIGFDGMSTNSYHEHRPTMVKKIGKQYSVKPKIAKANNIQSYRFRGFQVKPENDYLDSRKVVLTNSDCNIILSAPKKSTEDYFYKNTDADEVIFIHKGSGKLRTHLGNIDFKYGDYLVIPRGIIYKLDFDDENNRLFIVESYSPVYTPKRYRNWFGQLLEHSPFCERDLRRPYELETYNELGDFLIKVKKQGEIIEMTYASHPFDVVGYDGYNFPYAFSIHDFEPITGRIHQPPPVHQTFETNAFVICSFVPRLYDYHPNSIPAPYNHSNIDSDEVLYYVDGDFMSRNDIDQGHISLHPAGIPHGPHPGATERSIGHTSTEELAVMVDTFKPLQVTEEAMKIADEDYYKSWLE, encoded by the coding sequence ATGCCTTTTTATCATAAATTAGGAGAAATTCCACCTAAAAGACACACACAATTTCGTAAAAAAGACGGTAGTTTATATTACGAACAATTATTTGGTACTATTGGTTTTGATGGTATGTCTACCAACAGTTATCATGAACACAGACCAACAATGGTTAAAAAAATAGGGAAACAGTACTCTGTTAAACCTAAAATTGCAAAAGCCAATAACATTCAATCTTACAGATTTAGAGGTTTCCAAGTAAAACCAGAAAACGATTATTTAGATAGCAGAAAAGTAGTGCTTACAAACTCTGATTGTAACATTATATTATCAGCACCAAAAAAATCGACAGAAGACTATTTTTATAAAAATACAGATGCAGATGAGGTTATTTTTATTCACAAAGGTTCTGGTAAATTAAGAACACATCTTGGAAATATTGATTTTAAGTATGGAGATTATTTAGTAATTCCAAGAGGAATTATTTACAAGTTAGATTTTGATGACGAAAATAATCGTCTTTTTATAGTTGAATCATACAGTCCTGTTTATACTCCAAAACGTTATAGAAATTGGTTTGGGCAATTGTTAGAGCATTCACCATTTTGCGAGCGTGATTTAAGAAGGCCTTATGAGCTGGAAACCTACAATGAATTAGGAGATTTCTTAATTAAAGTGAAAAAACAAGGAGAAATTATAGAAATGACTTACGCTTCTCATCCTTTTGATGTAGTAGGTTATGATGGTTATAACTTCCCTTATGCTTTTTCTATTCACGATTTTGAACCAATAACAGGTAGAATACATCAACCACCTCCAGTTCATCAAACTTTTGAAACAAATGCTTTTGTAATTTGTAGTTTTGTGCCACGTTTGTATGATTATCATCCAAATTCAATTCCTGCACCTTACAATCATAGTAATATAGATTCAGATGAGGTTTTATATTATGTAGATGGTGATTTTATGAGCAGAAATGATATCGATCAAGGACACATTTCATTACATCCTGCAGGTATTCCTCATGGTCCACATCCTGGAGCAACAGAAAGAAGCATAGGTCACACATCAACAGAAGAATTAGCAGTAATGGTAGATACATTTAAGCCATTACAAGTAACAGAAGAAGCTATGAAAATTGCTGACGAAGATTATTATAAATCTTGGTTAGAATAA
- the hppD gene encoding 4-hydroxyphenylpyruvate dioxygenase, translating to MSKKIESVNYGLEKIFEGAQDFLPLLGTDYVEFYVGNAKQAAHFYKTAFGFQSYAYRGLETGATDSVSYVLTQDKIKLILTTPLNSKSPINDHIVKHGDGVKVVALWVEDARKAYEETTSRGAKSYMEPTVESDEFGEVVRAGIYTYGETVHMFVERKNYNGVFLPGFQKWESDYNPPTAGLKYIDHMVGNVGWNQMDVWVKFYEDVMGFVNFLSFDDKQIHTEYSALMSKVMSNGNGRIKFPINEPAEGKKRSQIEEYLDFYEGAGVQHIAVATDDIIKTVSQLRANGVEFLSIPPEDYYHQVPVRLSAFSHELAEDIEKLKSLGIMIDADEEGYLLQIFTKPVEDRPTLFFEIIQRMGAKGFGAGNFKALFESIEREQQKRGTL from the coding sequence ATGTCAAAAAAAATAGAATCAGTAAACTACGGTTTAGAAAAAATATTTGAAGGAGCTCAAGACTTTCTTCCATTGTTAGGTACAGATTATGTAGAGTTTTATGTAGGTAATGCAAAACAAGCTGCACACTTTTATAAAACAGCATTTGGGTTTCAATCTTATGCATATAGAGGTTTAGAAACTGGTGCAACAGACTCTGTAAGCTATGTGCTTACTCAAGACAAAATAAAACTAATTTTAACAACACCATTAAACAGTAAATCACCAATAAACGATCATATTGTAAAACATGGTGATGGAGTTAAAGTTGTTGCACTTTGGGTAGAAGATGCTAGAAAAGCTTATGAAGAAACAACTTCTAGAGGTGCTAAATCTTATATGGAGCCAACTGTAGAATCAGATGAATTTGGTGAAGTTGTAAGAGCAGGAATTTATACTTATGGTGAAACTGTGCACATGTTTGTAGAGCGTAAAAATTATAATGGTGTATTCTTACCAGGTTTTCAAAAATGGGAATCAGATTATAATCCGCCAACTGCAGGCTTAAAATATATAGATCATATGGTTGGTAATGTAGGATGGAACCAAATGGATGTTTGGGTAAAATTCTACGAAGATGTGATGGGCTTTGTTAACTTTTTATCTTTTGATGATAAGCAAATTCACACAGAATATTCTGCCTTAATGAGTAAAGTAATGTCTAATGGAAATGGACGAATTAAATTCCCAATAAACGAACCTGCAGAAGGTAAAAAACGCTCGCAAATAGAAGAATATTTAGACTTTTATGAAGGTGCAGGCGTGCAACATATTGCAGTTGCTACTGACGATATTATAAAAACCGTATCTCAATTGCGTGCAAATGGAGTAGAATTTTTATCAATTCCACCAGAAGATTATTATCATCAAGTGCCTGTTAGATTATCTGCTTTTAGTCATGAATTAGCAGAAGATATAGAAAAGTTGAAATCTTTAGGGATTATGATAGATGCAGATGAAGAAGGGTATCTACTTCAAATTTTTACCAAACCTGTAGAAGATAGACCAACATTATTCTTTGAAATTATTCAAAGAATGGGAGCCAAAGGTTTTGGTGCTGGTAATTTTAAAGCCCTTTTTGAATCAATAGAAAGAGAACAACAAAAAAGAGGAACGCTTTAA